In Cryptomeria japonica chromosome 10, Sugi_1.0, whole genome shotgun sequence, a genomic segment contains:
- the LOC131026966 gene encoding uncharacterized protein LOC131026966 — MWFLDRRTNCSIKLNCLEHPVCHSFRSPMAVYGSCNARISRLQGYSDFYLHQVLPRSSHISRFKSSSRGILSRVLVGTTSNGKGICKRSNNLMCLSYRWDKEEVAADSEGSNFEVGVFLFNGREYYRCHDVFERLWNHAEEPQRTLLHAILQCCVGFYHLFNQNHHGAMVELGEGLNKLHKLKFRSGPFHQFEQDISTVLEFIYGTQMEHAACTDDYCLTMDGSARSYQLLGNFGAGQPLYALQRDSNGDCYLYFSPKGLSNHENPLRVKLPLLLATEEDLKDCAKY, encoded by the exons ATGTGGTTCCTAGATCGTCGAACAAATTGTTCTATCAAATTGAATTGCCTTGAGCATCCGGTATGCCATTCGTTTAGGTCACCAATGGCTGTGTATGGATCCTGCAACGCAAGAATATCTCGATTACAGGGGTACAGTGACTTCTATTTACATCAAGTTCTCCCCCGCTCTTCACATATCAGTAGGTTTAAGTCTTCAAGCAGGGGTATTTTAAGTAGAGTCTTGGTGGGTACTACGAGTAATGGGAAGGGCATTTGCAAGAGAAGCAATAATTTAATGTGCCTTTCATATCGTTGGGATAAGGAGGAAGTAGCTGCAGATAGTGAGGGGAGTAATTTTGAAGTGGGTGTATTTCTATTCAATGGCAGAGAATATTACAGATGTCATGACGTTTTCGAGAGACTGTGGAACCACGCTGAAGAACCCCAGCGCACTCTGCTTCATGCTATCCTGCAGTGTTGTGTTGGATTCTACCATCTCTTTAATCAG AATCATCATGGAGCAATGGTTGAGCTAGGAGAAGGTCTTAATAAGCTACATAAGCTAAAATTTAGAAGTGGGCCATTTCATCAGTTTGAGCAGGACATTTCAACTGTCCTTGAATTCATTTATGGCACACAAATGGAACATGCAGCAT GCACTGATGATTATTGTTTGACAATGGATGGCTCTGCACGGTCCTATCAGCTTCTCGGTAACTTTGGTGCAGGACAACCATTATATGCCTTACAGAGGGATTCAAATGGGGATTGTTATCTTTATTTCAGTCCCAAAGGGCTTTCTAACCATGAAAATCCTCTGAGAGTAAAATTACCCCTTCTCCTAGCTACTGAAGAAGACTTAAAGGACTGTGCAAAATATTAG